A stretch of DNA from Vespula pensylvanica isolate Volc-1 chromosome 6, ASM1446617v1, whole genome shotgun sequence:
aaaatGCATGTAGCGAATCACACCATGAAATTTTCGCCCCCGCTCAATATAACGACGCTTGCGCCCTTATCTCGTAGAGTTCAGTGCTCGTTGTAATGCTACTGAAACGGAGGGTTGCTGCTCCGGGGTAAGATACCATTTTCATTGTCATTACgtatatttactattttttttttgctatatgCTTGAAACATTAACAAGAACGAAGCTTTGATCTTAATGAATTCATtcttcattaaattataaatcatataaattattcgtcaataattttgagaaatataaaatcaagcACAAGTTTGTGTCGCTTTCGAGAATACGAAAGTGTTAAGAATGAATCATTGATTAAAAACATCGTTTGATTTATCGTATATGTGTTATTatgtatgaaatattcaaaataagtAATTCGTAAAAgtgatagaatatttatacaatatattcaaattcaatatatgtgtgtatatatatatatatatatatatataatttgacgatatattatttatttatattatatattaattatatttacacaaagaaaaaattttgtctTTTGAATAGATGAGAAATTCGGAAATTGGAGCTATTATCATGAAGAATTCTAGTTGTGCATCTTGCCCACTTGGTCCTCCCCCagacatattacatataccgCCACCACCGTTTCCAGAATTTCTCCAACAAAGTTCGGATTTTTATCCAAATTTAGGCGCCCTGCCTTTCCCGCCAAACCTGAATGACAGTCCTTGCAAGCACCTATGCGATCGACATTCCGAAGGGGTGCAATATATTGAAATGCCAAAGCAAGGTAAATCAAGATGTCgattatctaattttatttcttttttattttatcagtttctgttttttttttcttatttaattaaattcccACTCTTTTTTAACTTAGTATACGAttgaatgttttattaattttttctctttctttcttttgttttaggCACTGTTTTTGACGACACATGGTTATTAGTGCTGATATCATCTTGCGTCGGCGTCATACTGATTGGCATAATATTGGCTACGTTACTCTTGAAATGTAAATTGTAagtattcgtaatatttctcTGCAATATCGATGCAAAGTTTAAATCTAATATGAGGTAGGAAGGATCgtagttatttaaaaaaaaaatcagtctCGAGATTCTAAAGAGAATTATCAATGtcgatgtatttttatatttgtttggCAGAAGCAGAAATGGTAAAAATGGCGTAATATCTATGCCAAATGCAACAACCGGGATGCAAACGAAAAACGGAAGAATTCAGAACGAAGCTGTTTTATATCCTTGTGCTGCCGATACCATGCAAGATAGCCGTGTAATGTGGGCAACCCTTACACCACGTGGTACTACTAGACATTA
This window harbors:
- the LOC122629948 gene encoding uncharacterized protein LOC122629948 isoform X2; its protein translation is MRNSEIGAIIMKNSSCASCPLGPPPDILHIPPPPFPEFLQQSSDFYPNLGALPFPPNLNDSPCKHLCDRHSEGVQYIEMPKQGTVFDDTWLLVLISSCVGVILIGIILATLLLKCKLSRNGKNGVISMPNATTGMQTKNGRIQNEAVLYPCAADTMQDSRVMWATLTPRGTTRHYLEEHTYETIGGGQFHKRACSTTPTEHTYADPPVTTPVHVRPKDDKAFDNTAFVDYEEPLSVKTEYYQLNDVLEPSDAGILTIQRGTLRPHVSSPTRIEHPNLPPLNLLPHKRSSKKGTIGQHASDTLLRSSITSSTYIPTI
- the LOC122629948 gene encoding uncharacterized protein LOC122629948 isoform X1; this translates as MRNSEIGAIIMKNSSCASCPLGPPPDILHIPPPPFPEFLQQSSDFYPNLGALPFPPNLNDSPCKHLCDRHSEGVQYIEMPKQGTVFDDTWLLVLISSCVGVILIGIILATLLLKCKLSRNGKNGVISMPNATTGMQTKNGRIQNEAVLYPCAADTMQDSRVMWATLTPRGTTRHYLEEHTYETIGGGQFHKRACSTTPTEHVKLKTYADPPVTTPVHVRPKDDKAFDNTAFVDYEEPLSVKTEYYQLNDVLEPSDAGILTIQRGTLRPHVSSPTRIEHPNLPPLNLLPHKRSSKKGTIGQHASDTLLRSSITSSTYIPTI